One part of the Glycine max cultivar Williams 82 chromosome 14, Glycine_max_v4.0, whole genome shotgun sequence genome encodes these proteins:
- the LOC100783915 gene encoding probable E3 ubiquitin-protein ligase RZFP34, protein MGEVAVMHSEPLQFECNDITVNMTEKEVYPPESNVDHLPGEESSQSTDHKNINYLQEKGFMEYGCQHYRRRCRIRAPCCNEIFDCRHCHNEAKNDINIDLKLRHDIPRHEVKQVICSLCGTEQEVQQNCINCGVCMGKYFCGTCKLFDDDISKQQYHCCGCGICRTGGSENFFHCYKCGCCYSTLLKNSHPCVEGAMHHDCPVCFEYLFESRNDVTVMPCGHTIHKSCLNEMREHFQYACPLCSKSVCDMSKVWEKFDLEIAATRMPEQYQNKMVWILCNDCGKTSHVQFHFVAQKCPNCKSYNTRQT, encoded by the exons CTCTGCAGTTCGAGTGCAATGACATTACTGTGAATATGACTGAGAAGGAAGTGTATCCTCCAGAATCAAATGTGGATCACTTGCCTGGAGAAGAATCGAGTCAATCAACAGACCACAAAAATATCAATTACTTGCAAGAGAAAGGATTTATGGAATATGG ATGTCAGCATTACCGGAGAAGATGCCGTATTAGGGCCCCCTGTTGCAATGAGATTTTTGATTGCCGCCATTGTCACAATGAGGCAAAA AATGATATCAACATTGATCTGAAGCTTAGACATGATATTCCACGACACGAAGTCAAACAg GTGATTTGTTCACTTTGTGGGACTGAACAAGAG GTTCAGCAAAACTGTATAAATTGTGGTGTTTGTATGGGAAAATACTTCTGTGGAACATGCAAgctttttgatgatgat ATATCTAAGCAGCAGTACCATTGCTGTGGCTGTGGAATTTGCAG AACTGGAGGAAGCGAAAATTTCTTCCATTGCTACAAGTGTg GTTGTTGCTACTCAACTCTTCTGAAAAACAGTCACCCTTGTGTAGAAGGAGCAATGCATCATGATTGCCCtgtttgttttgag TATTTGTTTGAATCAAGAAACGATGTCACTGTTATGCCATGTGGACATACGATCCATAAGAGCTGCCTGAATGAAATGAGAGAACATTTCCA GTATGCATGCCCTCTCTGCTCAAAGTCAGTCTGTGACATGTCAAAGGTTTGGGAGAAATTTGACCTTGAGATTGCTGCTACACGAATGCCTGagcaatatcaaaataaaatg GTTTGGATCCTGTGCAATGACTGTGGTAAAACTTCTCACGTTCAGTTCCATTTTGTGGCTCAAAAGTGTCCGAACTGCAAATCCTACAACACACGACAAACATGA